CGGTCAATCTGAAGGCTATGTAACCGTTCGCGGTCAAAACCCGGGTTGTCTTTTCGAATATCTGTGGTTCGTTTTTTCTCATCCAGAGGATCTTTGGAAGGATAGACTGGCTTGAATACTCTGTGTAAAGTGGATTGTCTCCAAACTCTCTCATGAAGTCGTTGAGTGATTCGATCTCTTTAACGGCCCTCTGATCGATGCCGTACATGAAAGACTTTCGCAGGGGTATTCCATCGTCCGATACGGGTAGTACGTTCGGACACATGGAGCTGAGTCCTATCGCTTTTATGCTCGAGAGGGAAATCTCTTTGCCCGCCATCGCGGTCAATTTCAAAAAGTCCTGCCACCACACCCGGGCGTCCTGCTCTGGATAGCCGTCATCGGAAAAGCTCTGTGAATGAGTGACCTTTGCGCTTGCGACAATACGGCCTTCTAGGTCTATGATAGATATCTTACTCGAAGTCGTACCGATATCGTATCCTGCGAAAAGCTCTCTTTCTTTCACGGCCGATAAATCCTCCCTCTCTAGATCGTACACATCAATCACGGGCAATAAAGAAAAACGGGGGAGCCTTTGCATTTAGTTAATCCTCGAATCGTATCTACCCTTCGAATACCGACAAAGCATATGGCTGCAAAAGACCCCCGAAAGCGCGTTAGTACTTCTTTTAGCTCGTTATTTCAGATAATCCTGAGCGTTCGCCGAGGTGATAAGAGGTGCGTCCATGTATATTACCCTTACGGCCCCGATGACTTCTTCGGGGCTGTTCCCCTCGACGACTATCTTCTGTATGAGTTCGGCAGCTTTGATGGCTGAATCTCCGAAGGGCTGCAGGATCGTGGCTACGACGGCCGTGTTGTTGGCAGCTATCATTTTTATGTTTCTTTCGTTGCCGTCAATTCCGACCACGAACATATCTTCTTGAGTATAGCCGGCCGCCTTGATCGCCAGAGATACCGCATAAGCCGGGTCGTCCCAGGCGCACCAGACCGCGTCGATCTTGTCACCGTACTTGAGCAGATACGATTCCATGGTTCTCTGTGCGTCTTCCACGAATCCCGCCGGCGGCAGGTGATGGACTTCGAGCACTTTGATGTTCGGCTCTTCCGTCAGTACCACGTCCAGCGCCTTTCCTCTGAAGCGGGTTCCATAGAATTGATCGAATTTGAATACTATGATGTTTCCCTTGTGGTTCAGTCTGTCGACCAGGTATGTGGCAATCTTTGCGCCCATCTCCCAGTTGTTGGTGAGAATATCGGCAGTCAGCAGGTCACTGTACTCTGAGTCGATTCCGATCACGGGAATGCCAGCCTCTTTCGCCGCGGTGAGCGAGGAAGTCAGCGAGCTCGCCTGTCCCATGGCGACCACTATGAGATCTACTTTCTTCGACACGTAGTTTTCCACCAGATTGTTCATCGTCTCCCAGGAGCCTGCGGAGTTCGAGACGTAAATGGTCCAACCGTTGGTCTTTGAAATGGCTTCGAGATTTTGGGCGATAGTTGCCTGAGTTACCGCAGAAAGGTTGGCCGCGACGAAGCCGATCTCGACACCGAAGGCCAGAGAAACGAGTAACATAATCGCAAGAACAAGAACTACCTTTTTCATAGTTACCACACCTCCCGTTGTTTGCCTTAGAAGCTCTCAGAACTTCTGAATGAAGTCATCGCGACAGCCAGAATTATGATCGCTCCTTTGGCGATGTACTGAAAGAAATACGACACTCCCATTATCACTAGACCGTTGTTTATAACTCCGATGATCAAAGCTCCCACAAAAGTTCCCGGCACGTTCGGCCTGCCCACCTTGATCGTGGTCATGCCCAGAAAGGAGGCGGCTATCGCATCCATGAGATAAGCGTCACCCGCGGTCGGCTGTCCAGATCCCAACCTGGAGGCTAGAATACAGCCGGTGAAGGCCGCGAGGGCGCCGGAGATTATCATTCCGACCACGCGGAGAAGCCTGACGTTGATGCCCGACAGGAAGGAGGCTTTCACACTGCCCCCTATTGAGTACATCCACTTTCCCATCTTCGTCTTTTCCATCGCGAAGGTGAAGACGACTATGACCACCGCCATTATGAAGACCTGGACGGGGATTCCCAGAACTCTTTTCTGCGCGATCGCGAGGAAGGAATCGGGGAAGATCCCGTAAACCTCTTGACCTCTGGTGAACATGAAGTTGATACCGGTCGCGATCGTACCGAGGGCGAGGGTTGCGATGAAGGCGGAGATCTTCAATCTGGTGATCAGAATTCCTGCGATCACGCCGAAGAGCGCGCCCATGCCCACCGTTATGAGTATGGAGCCAAATACGCCCAGGCCTTTCAAAATCAGAGAAGTCACTATAACTCCCGAAAGGCTCGCCACCGATGCGATAGACATGTCAAAATCACCAGGTATCATACAGACGGTCATCCCGGTCGCTATTATCGTCAGCATGGAAATATGGGAGAGGATATTTATGAGATTTCTGGAAGTGAGAAACGTTTCGGTCATGATCGAGAAAAACACTACTATGCCGATCAAGGCTAGAATAGTGCCGTACTTCTGAAAGAGCAGCCCTATCTTATTCATCTTTTTCACTCCTTGCGGCGAGACTATCGCTGAGCGCATTTTCGAGAATCGAGTGTTGGTCGTACTCCCCTCTTTTGAATTCCGCCGTGATCCTTCCCAGGCGCATGACATAGATCCTGTCGGCTATGCCCAGCAATTCTCTGATATCCGAGGAAACGAACAACACCCCGCAACCCTTCTTCGCAATTTCTTGCATTATCCTGTAAAACTCGCTCTTGGCTCCGACATCTATTCCCTGGGTTGGTTCATCGAATATGAATACCCTGGATTCCGGTCCCAGAAGCCATTTCCCCAGAACCACCTTCTGCTGGTTGCCACCGCTCAGGTGGGAGATGATCGTCTTCAGCGACGGAGCCTTTATTTTCAGTTCGCTCGATACTTTGCCGGCCCTGGCTCTGGACTCTCTAGAGTTGATCACACCTAACCTGGTCAACGTTCCAAGGAATGGGGAGGTCAGGTTGTCTATAACCGACATATCCTGGACAACCCCCTCCCTCCTTCTGTCCTCCGGGCAGAGATAGACACCGGCCCTCATGGCTTTCGATGGGCCTTTTATCCTGATTTTTTCGTTGTTTATCGTTATTTCGCCGCTATCGATTTCGTGGGCGCCAAAGATCGATTTCATGAGCTCCGTCCTTCCAGAGCCGACCATTCCGAAGAAGCCCACTATCTCTCCCCTCTTCACCTCGAAGGAGATATCCTTCAACCCGAATCTCGCCACGTTCAGATTCGAAACCTTGAGAATTTCCTCACCGATTTCTGAAGACCGCTTGGGGTATTGATCAACCAGATCCCTGTTGGTCATGAGCTTTATGAGGTCGCGTGTTGATAGTTCCGAAGAAGCGAAGGTGCCTTCGTAGCAGCCGTTTCTGAGGACGGAGATTCTATCGCAGAGGTTGAAAACTTCGTCCAGATGGTGGGAGACGAAAATGATGCTTATGCCGGACTTTTTTAGATTTTTGAGTATCTCGAAAAGGTTGTCCGTATCGCTTTGGGTTATCGAGGCAGTCGGCTCATCTAAAACCAGTACCTTTGAATTCATGCTCAGCGCCCTGAGGATCTCGACCATCTTCTGCTTTGCAACACTTAGAGTTCCGACCGGAATACCTAGCGGCACTACGATTCCGTACTTATCACACAGTCTCTTCGTGTCGGATTTGATCTCCCTGCCTTTCAGCACAGAAAGCCGGGAAGGTTCCCTACCCAGCCAGATGTTTTCCTCGGCAGTGAAAAACGGATCCAGAACGGTGTCCTGATAGACTACTCCTATGCCCCTGTGAAGGGCATCGGAAGGACTGCTCAATTTTACAGGCTTGCCGAACAGTCTGAGTTCTCCCGAAGTCTGTTGAAAGACTCCGGCGAGTATATTTATGAGCGTGGATTTTCCGGCTCCGTTTTCACCGACAAGTCCATGAATCTCTCCTTCTTCCAGAGAGAAGTCGATATTGTCGAGAGCAACGACCCCGGGGAACTCCTTCCTGACCGAGATCATTTCAACAACCTTCATGATTATCTCCCGAAGTGTTTCGAGTAAGCCTCTTCGGCGGACACGCCATCGTTGACTATATCCTTCAAGGCCAGTAGCATCTCTACCGGTCTTTCGTGCTGCCAGACGTTTCTGCCCATATCGACCCCGCGTGCTCCTGCCCTGGTGGCGTTTTCGGCGATCTTCAGGACATCCAGCACCGAATCCATTTTCGGACCGCCGGCGATGACTATGGGTATGCCGGCCGCTGCCTCGACGACCTTCTCGAATTTCTCGTCGCAGTAATACGTTTTGACGATATCGGCTCCCATCTCCACGGCAACTCTCACAGCCAGCGAAAGATATCTGGGATCGGTTTTGCGCTCCCGGTCCTTACCGATCGCAGTTACGGCCAACACCGGGAGACCGTAGGTTTCACATTCATCACAAAGCTGGGCCAGGTCGCGTATAGTAGAGTGTTCGTTTGGAGTGCCGACGTAAATCGAGGTAGCGACGGCATCCGCAGACAGTCTCAACGCTTCGATAACCGTTGTTGTTATGCTTTCGTTAGTCAAATCTTCTCCGGCGATGGTCGCCGCGCCGCTCACTCGAAGTACGATTCCGACGTGCCCGTTCGGTGTGTAGCAGTTTCGCAGTATCCCTTTGTTGAGCATTATGGAATCGGTGAACGACGTGAGCTTATCTAGCATCTCGGCCGGTCTTTCCAGACCCTGCATGGGACCGAGAGCCATACCGTGATCGAGAGCCAGCATTATAGTTTTTCCGGATCTGTTGAATATCCTTGAGAGTCTGTTTGCCTTACCGAACAACTCACTCACCAACCTTTATTCCGACTTTAATAGACCTGCCCTCTACGGCGTCTTTGAAGGCCTCTTCGAAATCGGAGAATTCATAGATTCTTTTTGTGAAAGGTCTCAAATCGAGCTTGCCGCTATTGATAAGTGCGATGGCGGCCATGAAATCCTTAGAGGCAAAGCCCGTGGTACCGGTCAATTTCACACCGTTGTAGTGAATTATATTGGGATCGAAGAGAGCTTTCGTCCCTTTCGAATAGCCGCCGAAGAGTACCATGTTTCCGAATAACTTCACTTTTGGCAGATATTCATCGATCAATTCTGGAACGGGCGCGGTGAGTACTATCGAGTTGTACTTGCCCGTATCTCCGCTGGAAATGGCGAACCCCAGTTCTTCGGCCAGTTCTAGCCTCCCTTGCCTTTTATCGGTGATTACCACAGTCTGACCGTAAACGTCTCGCAAGGTCATAGCGTTCAGCATACCCATTATCCCGGCCCCGACGACCAGTGCCGAATTGCCAGGCTGCAGCTCCATATGTCTGCAGGAAGTCAATGCACAGGCCATGGGTTCCGCAAGGGCGGCCTCTTTAGCCTTGTCTTTCGCAACCTTTGCAACTCCCTTCCTGGCGTAACCGGCATCGATCGAAAGAAACTCGGTTATGGCTCCGTTACTGGGAAAGTCTCTGTTTCTACATCCCTCGGGGTAACCGTTGATACACTGCTCGCATTCCCCGCAGTTCACGAAGGGTGCTACAGCCACATAATCACCGACTTCGAACTCCGTAACGTTCCGACCGGTTTCGTCTATCCTTCCAGAACATTCGTGGCCAAGTATGGTCGGAGGCTTGATCATCGGGTGTCCCTGCTTATAGGTCTTTATATCTGTAGAGCAAATGAAGGAGTAGAGTATCTTGACAAGAATTCCATCTTCTCCAATTTTTGGCTTTTCTACATCTCTGATTGAGATCTTTCCGATTCCTTCGTACATCACTGCCTTCATCCACGCACCTCCTGCTGCGTAACTAGCATCTGGGCTGTCCTTATATCCGTGAAGAGAGTGGTTATGTAACCTCTTGAAAGGGCTGCCCGTATTCCGTCTACTTTGTGCTCCCCGCCGCTCAAACAGATCCTCTCGGGAACTTTTAGCATATCGTTGAAGGGGATTCCCAGAAGAACCTCTTCGATGTTCTGGCAGACTATTTCACCGCTCTTGCCCATGAAACGAGAGACAATATCGCCGACAGCGTGCTTTCTGACCAGTTCGAGTATCATATCGCCGGGAAGGTTTGAGTCTAGAACGGCCGACATTCCAGCCGGAGCCCCCAGACCAAATATGACCGCTTCGAGGTTCGACCACTCGGCGATGGCCGTCTGGACAGACTGTACCTGCTTCATGATTTTCAACTGCTCCTGATTGTTGAAAATCGCGGGAGCGGCCAGAAAAATAGGGGTCGCTCCCAGAGAACCGGCCATTTTCTCGACGATGTTGTTGATCTGATAAGTCTTTTCCGACTGTCCGAGACCTCCGAGGAGCGGTATTATCTTCATCTCGGGAAATCTGGCGAGATTATCCGGTAGGCTCATTACGGCCTCATAAACGGTCGTACCCCAACCCAGCCCGATATAACGCTTGCCTTCGAGCAGCTTCGTAAGGTTTTTCTGGAAGGAGAGAGCTATCCTCTGCTTTATCTCCTTGTCGGTCCCCTTTATAGAGGCTACGACATGGGCTTCCCTTATGGCGTATTTCTCTACTATTTCTCTCTCGAGAGAGGAGAGATCGAAAGATTCCGGCCCGACGAGCTCGATCTTCACCATTCCCAGTCTGCGGGCGCTGGTGAGCAATCTGGAGACTTTCGACCTCGAAAGTCCCAGCTCGGCGGCTATCTGCTCCTGGTTCATCTCGTTGATGTAATACATCTCTGCGGCCCTGTAAGCTAGACTGACTTCATCCATCTTCATCATCTTACCTCGAAGCGAATACCTCTCTGACTTTCTTCAAGAAGCCGGTTCTGTCCTTTTCTTGAAAGAGGTTTCGACCTATAGCCGCGCCTTTAGCACCAGCTTTTGCCGCGTCTTCGAGAGAAACGAAGAAATCCCGGTTCTTCTCGCCCCCGGCTATGATCACGGGAACGGGACATGATCGAACGACCTCGCCGTAATTTGCGGTCATCATGGTCTTTATAACGTTCGCTCCGAGCTCGGCTCCTATCCGCGAAATATTCGCTATAACTTCTGGAGAGGAGTAGTCTTCCTTCCTGTAAGGCAGCATCTCGGCTATGACTGGTATCCCGTACCTCTGGTAATCCCAGACGGCTTTCGAAAGAGCGTGGAGGGCATCGGAGTCTCTCTCCTGACCGACGATTCCCATAACTATTACCGCGTCGGCTCCAAGCCTCAGTGCCTGTTCCGGATCGAGAAAGTATTTCGTGTTGCCGATATCGCCCGATAAAGCCGAACCGGCGTGCGTTACCCTTATAATAAGAAGTTTATTCGCATTGAAAGAAGCGATTCGCGAAACCACTCCGGGGTTCAGCAGTATTCCGTCGATGTCGAGAGTTTCAATCTCGCTTATATAGCGTCCGATATCCTCTAAACCCAGCGGAACACCGGCGAACTGGCCGTGATCGGCTGCGGCAACGATCAGAGAACCACGAGAAAACATTCTATCCAATCTTCTTTCCAGGCCATTCATAAAGTTCCTCCATTTCTTTTGCACAATTGTGCATCACATTTTTTCAATTCAAACCTATGATATCACTTTTGAAAGCGTCAAGTCAAGAATGTAAAAAAAGTACATTAACAGGTATGGAAAAACCTTGCCGGAAAGAAAGTGTTTGTGGCAAAATCTTTTACGTCGCTAATCTGACAAATCGGTACGGGAGGTAAAGGAATGGCAGATGAGAAGATTGTGAAGCAGCCACGCAGGTATTTGCCGGAGGACCTCGATCTTTCGGTGTGGAAGAACGTCGAGACCGAGCTGAAGAGACTGGAAGAGTATCCTGTGGACAGTGTTAACTCTCTGGAAGAGTTCCTCTACAGATGGAGCGAACTCTATATGGCGATCCAGGAGCAGCTTGCCTGGAGGTACATAGAGATGACGAGGTTTGCCGACAACGAAGAAAAGAGGAAGAACTATTCTAACTTCTATGCCGGGGTGTTCTCCAGAGCCGAACCCTACAAAATGAGGCTGCTGAAGAAGTATTATGACAGTCCCTACAGGGCCGAGCTCGACACTTTAAGGTACGAGAATTTTGACAGGATAGTGGCCAACACCATCGAGATGTTCAGAGAGGAAAACCTTCCGCTCGAGGTAAAGGAAAAGGAGTTATCCTCCGCTTATGGCGCTACGATAGGCTCTTTGACGGTAGAATACGCTGGTAAGGAGTACACGCTCTCTCAACTCTCCAAATTCCAGCAGGAGCCAGACAGAAAAGTGAGAGAGGAGACATGGAGACTCTCGATGGAGAAGCTTTCAACTGTCCACGACAGGTTGGAGGAGCTTTTTGATCAGCTGAAGGAGATCAGGATACCTCAGGCCAAAAATGCAGGTTTCGAAAACTACAGAGATTTCATGCATGCCAAGAAGAACAGGTTCGTCTATTCGGTCGAGGATATCTTCAGATTTCACGATTCAGTCGAGGCCGTGGTCGTACCCTTCGTGAAAAAACTGAACGAGAGTAGAAAAAAAGAGATCGGAGTGGAATCGCTCAGACCCTGGGATACACAGGTAGAACCCTCGGGAAAAGTATTGAAGCCCTTCGACGGCATGGATGACTTCATAGGAAAGGCCATCGCCGTTCTCTCCAGAGTCGACAGACAGTTCGGTCTCAATCTACAAAAAATGAAAAATACAGGACTGCTGGATCTGGAAAATAGAAAGGGGAAGGCTCCCGGGGGTTATAACTACCCGCTGGACGAAACGGGGGCGCCCTTCATATTCATGAACGCCACCGGAACGCCGGGCAACGTCAGAACTATTCTCCACGAATCGGGCCACGCCATGCACTCCTTCTCGACTGTGGGCGAGAGAATAATACTGTACAGACACACAACGCACGAAGCGGCCGAGCTCGCCTCGATGTCGATGGAACTGCTCACCATGGATCACTGGGACGAATACTACCCTGACAGCGAAGAACTGAAATTGGCGAAAAAAGAGGAGCTGACCGGAACTATAAGCTTCCTGCCCTGGTGCATGACGGTCGATGCCTTCCAGCAGTGGATCTACTCCAATCCCGACCACACGCCCGACGAGAGGGACGAGAAGTTCGCCGGTATCTTCGCCAGGTTCGAAGGCGGGATCGATTGGTCAGGTCTAGAGCGGGAGCGGCGAATCCGCTGGCTGCTTCAGCCCCATATCTTCACCAACCCCTTCTACTACATAGAGTACGGTATCGCCCAGCTCGGAGCCCTTGCCATATACAGAAATTACAGACTCGACAGGGAAAAGGCCATAGCCGATTACAAGAGGTTTCTCTCTCTGGGATACTCCAGACCTCTCGATGAACTGTACGAAGCGGCGGGGATCAAGTTCGACTTTTCGAAGTCATATATATCCGAGCTGGTCAATTTCGTCGGGGGAGAGATAGAGCGGCTCTAGAAAAACGATCCGATCGTAGTTTTATTTGCGGGGAGCAGAGTCTCGAAAACAGGATTCGCGGAGGGCCGTTGAGAATAGAATAGTTTAGGAGGTGAGATAATGAAAAAGATACTCATAATTCTATTTCTGACTTTGATACCGCTCTTCTTATTCGCCCAGACCGAAGAATTGAAAGCAAAACTGGCCGCCAACCCCGCGGATATAGAAAGCCTCGAGGCGCTTCTTAAGATTTACGAAGAAAACTACGATTACAACAGCTATATCAACACCGTGATCGAGGTTGCACATGCCCTCACGGAGATACCCGAAGGCATGGTGGCGATCTTCGAGAGAACGATCGAAAAGGCTCTGGAAAACTATTACTCGGAGCAGGCGAGCGAACTATCGAAAATATACTTCGATAATTTCAAGAACAGGAAATCGCTTCTCTACTATTTACGCAGTCTAAACAGCTCCTGGTATCTCAGCGAATCCGACGTCCGTTATGCCGTGACATCGATCGAGAACGAGGATCACCTGGAACTATACAAGTATCTATACGAAGAGTCCAAAGAACTGTACCCGACCGATCTCTCGTTGATCGTGTCGAAGATCCTGGTCGAAGATTTCGGAGAGAGCGAGTTCCTGATACCCTATATCGAGAATCTGTTCTACGATGGCGACTTCACGACCGCCGAGGAGCTGCTCATGGAATATTCCCAGGATCTGGCCGAGGAACCGATGTATTACTTCTTAAAAGGTCTGTTGGCCCTGAACTATGGCAACTACGACGAGGCTGTTGAGCTGTTCCTCCAGGGAAAAAGTTTCAACGACGAAGCTGCGCTGGGAAATGCCACAGAGATACTGGATTACATCTATATTCCCGATTATGTTTCCGAGCTGTTCAGGGCGATCGTTCTCTCCAGCGGCGAGGCATCGCTGCAGAATAATCTTCAGTCATACATGATCAGACACGAAGAGCTCGACTGGATATACTCCTGGCTGTCGAGAGTTCCGGCCCCCAAGAAGATTGACGAGCTGCTGGAAGGAGAAGAGGTAGTTATCTCATACAACACGCTCAATATGGATTACGAGACCGGAAGCGTCGGTTTCTTCGATATCGAAGGAAACCTCTTCGGAAGTCTAGCAGATGCTATTTACGGACAATTTCTCGATTCAAAGACTTTCGTCTATATATCGCTGCAGAACGAGAGGGTCGTGGTTGAAGGAGAGAGAAAGGCCAGATTCAACGGATACACTGTATATTCACTTTCCCCCGATCGCTCGAAATTCCTGCTTCTGGATAATTACGGTGAGAAGATCGTCATGATTGGACCGGAATTGACTCAGATCTGGTCGGCCGACGGTGATTTTGGAATGATACCGGTCTCTTGGTCGCCCGATGGTTACAGGGTGGCTGTCTCCACCGATTACGATGTTTTCTCCATATTCAACGCCGACACCGGCGAGGTGCTCGAAACAGTGGAAGGATGGTACGATCTAGTTTTCCTTTCCAACGACAACGCTTACGCGATAGATTATGACGGCAACATCGTCGACCTGTCGACGGATGAGCCGCTCAAAACAGCAAAAACAGCTGTCTGGGCGGAGTTTGGAAGCGACAACAGGATCATCTATTTTATCCCACCGGAAGAGTACGGCGATTTCTCTTACATCGCCCTCCGGGTGTACGATCTTGAAACCGGTACCGACCGGGTACTCGGCAACAGGGTGCTCTGGATGGACGCGCCGGTTCCTTCGATCAAGGTGGAAGGACCTTACATCTACTTCACCGAAAAGGATACCAACGGTATGCACAGAGTTCTGGTCATGGATTACACCACCAACGAACTTCTCTTCGAAAGTATGCCGAGTTACGATGTTCTGATCTTTCCCGATGTAAGACCGGAATAAAAGCGTTATCGAACCACCAAAACAAGACCGGAGGGTAAATTCCCTCCGGTTTTTTTCTGGCAAGGCTCTAGAAGCCGGGTTTTTACGATAGAATACAAAGGGAGGTGACTTTATGCTTACTTTGATATCTCTGGCCGTCGGTGTTGTTCTGGTGACTGTACTCGGTGTTGTCTTTTACTTCATTATCGCCAGATGACCCCGGTCCATTTTGATAATTTTCGCCCGATTCAACGAGCGTTTCTTTTTGAGCCCTGGTTGACGAGAATCGCTTTTATATCCCTCTGGTGCCTGTAGAAAAGTATCGCCATATTCATGCACCATACGGGCAGCAGATAGGGAATACCGCGCATAAGAACGTAAACAAGAACGGCGAGCATGCCAACCATGACCCTCGCGGCGTCGTCGGCGGGAGTTGTTTTACCTTTCTTTCTGATCACCCTCGTGAGAGAAAAGATGGTGAAGATCGTTCCGAGTAACACCGGGACCTCCCACCTTGTCAAAGCCGACCAGATACCGAAGGTCACCGCAACGGCCTTCCCCCCGGAAAACTTCAGGAAAGGAGAGAAGGCGTGGCCGAGAACGGGCGCGACCGAAACTATCGCCAGACGCCAGTTCTGTAAGATCCCCAATTCCACGACGAAAACCAACGGAACATAGCCCTTGAGAAAATCCAGAACTATGCCGGCCATCCCCCACTTCCAGCCGAAGACCCTTCCCAAATTGGAGCCGCCGGGATTACCGTCCCTGGTTTGCCTTATGTCCTTTCCCTTGATCTTCCCCAGCCAGTACGAGAACATAATCGAACCCACGAAGAACTCCAGAAGAAAGAGAAGAAGAAAGACGGGCTCAGACATCTATATCCCTCCCCTTCCAGCTTACCCGTTTGAAAAGCAGGGTTCTCAGACCTGAGTAGATAAAGGTGTAGAAGAAAAAGAGAAAATAGACCGGAAAGATGAGGGCGTGGCCTATCGAGAAGGAGCCGATCTTCCTTGAGTACAGGTAGATCTGGACGGCATAAGCCAGATACATGATGATGAACGCTATGAATTGGATCTGGAAACCTAAGGCGACGGGAAGTCTCAGGAAGGTGGAAAAAACTCCTGTGATCCACAGGACCATCATTATGAGTGTTAGAGGCGGTGTAGAGCCGGCTCCCTTTGCGAAGTTCTTTCCCCAACCCTTAAGAACCTCCCCGATTCCGCCCGGGTACATCCTGAAACTGATCATCTCGCCTCCAAGAGTGTTGCTCACAGGGAGTCCGTTTTTCCA
This portion of the Mesotoga infera genome encodes:
- a CDS encoding glycerol-3-phosphate acyltransferase, producing the protein MSEPVFLLLFLLEFFVGSIMFSYWLGKIKGKDIRQTRDGNPGGSNLGRVFGWKWGMAGIVLDFLKGYVPLVFVVELGILQNWRLAIVSVAPVLGHAFSPFLKFSGGKAVAVTFGIWSALTRWEVPVLLGTIFTIFSLTRVIRKKGKTTPADDAARVMVGMLAVLVYVLMRGIPYLLPVWCMNMAILFYRHQRDIKAILVNQGSKRNAR
- a CDS encoding WD40 repeat domain-containing protein, with the protein product MKKILIILFLTLIPLFLFAQTEELKAKLAANPADIESLEALLKIYEENYDYNSYINTVIEVAHALTEIPEGMVAIFERTIEKALENYYSEQASELSKIYFDNFKNRKSLLYYLRSLNSSWYLSESDVRYAVTSIENEDHLELYKYLYEESKELYPTDLSLIVSKILVEDFGESEFLIPYIENLFYDGDFTTAEELLMEYSQDLAEEPMYYFLKGLLALNYGNYDEAVELFLQGKSFNDEAALGNATEILDYIYIPDYVSELFRAIVLSSGEASLQNNLQSYMIRHEELDWIYSWLSRVPAPKKIDELLEGEEVVISYNTLNMDYETGSVGFFDIEGNLFGSLADAIYGQFLDSKTFVYISLQNERVVVEGERKARFNGYTVYSLSPDRSKFLLLDNYGEKIVMIGPELTQIWSADGDFGMIPVSWSPDGYRVAVSTDYDVFSIFNADTGEVLETVEGWYDLVFLSNDNAYAIDYDGNIVDLSTDEPLKTAKTAVWAEFGSDNRIIYFIPPEEYGDFSYIALRVYDLETGTDRVLGNRVLWMDAPVPSIKVEGPYIYFTEKDTNGMHRVLVMDYTTNELLFESMPSYDVLIFPDVRPE